A section of the Hevea brasiliensis isolate MT/VB/25A 57/8 chromosome 17, ASM3005281v1, whole genome shotgun sequence genome encodes:
- the LOC110662506 gene encoding ATP-dependent Clp protease proteolytic subunit 6, chloroplastic isoform X2: MVASAVSVPLSFSISYRNKTPSISLLSHRNSTRYIASSLHSPYGDSSATGLSSKTCGFSLRVDEKDIRNANQSYPAIEAKKGNPPIMPAVMTPGGPLDLSSVLFRNRIIFIGQPINSQVAQQVISQLVTLATIDEKADILMYLNCPGGSTYSVLAIYDCMSWGHVEDVRRQVNEAVQSRHKIDRMYAAFTGQPLEKVQEYTERDRFLSTSEAMEFGLIDGILETEY, encoded by the exons ATGGTAGCATCAGCTGTTTCAGTGCCTCTTAGCTTCTCTATCTCTTATCGCAACAAAACCCCCTCCATTTCTCTATTATCTCACAG AAACTCGACGAGGTATATAGCTTCCTCTTTGCATAGTCCCTACGGCGATTCTTCGGCGACAG GACTATCAAGTAAAACTTGTGGGTTTTCTCTAAGGGTTGATGAGAAGGATATTCGAAATGCTAATCAAAG TTATCCTGCAATTGAAGCCAAAAAAGGAAATCCACCCATTATGCCAGCAGTTATGACTCCAGGAGGACCTTTGGATCTATCATCTGTATTATTTAGGAATCGCATAATCTTCATCGGGCAACCAATCAATTCACAGGTGGCTCAGCAAGTTATATCGCAGCTCGTGACTCTAGCAACCATTGATGAGAAAGCAGATATTCTG ATGTATCTCAACTGCCCCGGTGGAAGCACCTACTCTGTGTTGGCAATTTATGACTGCATGTCATGG GGTCACGTGGAGGATGTGAGACGCCAAGTAAATGAAGCTGTTCAATCTCGCCAC AAAATTGACAGAATGTATGCTGCATTTACTGGCCAACCTCTTGAGAAAGTGCAAGAATACACCGAGAGGGATCGTTTCTTATCTACCTCAGAG GCTATGGAGTTTGGTCTGATTGATGGCATCCTGGAAACAGAATACTGA
- the LOC110662506 gene encoding ATP-dependent Clp protease proteolytic subunit 6, chloroplastic isoform X1 encodes MVASAVSVPLSFSISYRNKTPSISLLSHRNSTRYIASSLHSPYGDSSATGLSSKTCGFSLRVDEKDIRNANQSYPAIEAKKGNPPIMPAVMTPGGPLDLSSVLFRNRIIFIGQPINSQVAQQVISQLVTLATIDEKADILMYLNCPGGSTYSVLAIYDCMSWIKPKVGTVCFGVAASQGALLLAGGEKGMRYAMPNARIMIHQPQGGCGGHVEDVRRQVNEAVQSRHKIDRMYAAFTGQPLEKVQEYTERDRFLSTSEAMEFGLIDGILETEY; translated from the exons ATGGTAGCATCAGCTGTTTCAGTGCCTCTTAGCTTCTCTATCTCTTATCGCAACAAAACCCCCTCCATTTCTCTATTATCTCACAG AAACTCGACGAGGTATATAGCTTCCTCTTTGCATAGTCCCTACGGCGATTCTTCGGCGACAG GACTATCAAGTAAAACTTGTGGGTTTTCTCTAAGGGTTGATGAGAAGGATATTCGAAATGCTAATCAAAG TTATCCTGCAATTGAAGCCAAAAAAGGAAATCCACCCATTATGCCAGCAGTTATGACTCCAGGAGGACCTTTGGATCTATCATCTGTATTATTTAGGAATCGCATAATCTTCATCGGGCAACCAATCAATTCACAGGTGGCTCAGCAAGTTATATCGCAGCTCGTGACTCTAGCAACCATTGATGAGAAAGCAGATATTCTG ATGTATCTCAACTGCCCCGGTGGAAGCACCTACTCTGTGTTGGCAATTTATGACTGCATGTCATGG ATAAAACCAAAAGTTGGCACCGTATGTTTTGGAGTAGCTGCAAGCCAAGGAGCACTTCTTCTTGCTGGTGGAGAAAAGGGAATGCGGTATGCAATGCCCAATGCACGTATTATGATACATCAACCTCAGGGTGGATGTGGG GGTCACGTGGAGGATGTGAGACGCCAAGTAAATGAAGCTGTTCAATCTCGCCAC AAAATTGACAGAATGTATGCTGCATTTACTGGCCAACCTCTTGAGAAAGTGCAAGAATACACCGAGAGGGATCGTTTCTTATCTACCTCAGAG GCTATGGAGTTTGGTCTGATTGATGGCATCCTGGAAACAGAATACTGA